The Chryseobacterium aureum genome contains a region encoding:
- the mraY gene encoding phospho-N-acetylmuramoyl-pentapeptide-transferase, translating into MLYYLYEYLTNHGIHVPGLGLLKYISFRAGMAVLFSLIIALVYGKRVINYLRTKQMGELVRDLGLDGQKQKEGTPTMGGLIIILATIIPVLLFTRITNVYIVLLLVSMFWMGAIGFLDDYLKKIKKNKDGLSGKFKIVGQVGLGLIVGITMYFHPDITVKRKYADAKVVNRNNVEQNFMPTEKITVSTVPFAKNNEFDYSGILFWMNDKDAHEWAWIVFIPIVIFIVTAVSNGANITDGIDGLAAGTSAIILLTLALFAYLSGNIIFADYLNIMFLPNMGETTIFAVAMVGAVIGFFWYNTYPAQVFMGDTGSLMLGGVIAVLAIILRKELLIPVLCGIFLIENVSVMLQVVVFKYRKRKFGLEYAQNNRLFKMSPLHHHYQKEGFHESKIVNRMIIIGVILAIVCLITLKMR; encoded by the coding sequence ATGCTATACTATCTATACGAATATCTAACCAACCATGGAATTCACGTTCCGGGACTGGGATTGTTGAAATACATTTCCTTCCGTGCCGGAATGGCTGTACTATTCTCATTGATTATTGCTCTGGTCTACGGAAAAAGAGTAATCAATTATCTGAGAACAAAACAAATGGGTGAATTGGTGCGTGATCTGGGATTGGATGGGCAGAAACAAAAAGAAGGAACTCCTACCATGGGAGGACTGATCATCATTCTGGCAACCATTATTCCGGTATTGCTGTTTACAAGAATTACCAATGTATATATTGTTCTGCTGCTGGTTTCAATGTTCTGGATGGGTGCTATTGGTTTCCTTGATGATTATTTAAAGAAAATCAAAAAAAATAAAGACGGTTTAAGCGGTAAATTTAAAATTGTAGGACAAGTTGGTCTAGGGCTAATTGTCGGAATTACCATGTATTTCCACCCGGATATTACGGTTAAAAGAAAATACGCAGATGCCAAAGTCGTGAACAGAAACAATGTAGAGCAAAATTTTATGCCTACAGAAAAAATTACGGTTTCCACAGTTCCGTTTGCCAAAAATAATGAGTTCGATTATAGCGGAATTTTATTCTGGATGAATGATAAAGATGCCCATGAGTGGGCATGGATTGTCTTTATTCCTATTGTGATCTTCATTGTAACAGCCGTTTCAAACGGAGCCAATATCACAGATGGAATTGACGGTCTCGCTGCAGGTACAAGTGCCATTATACTGCTTACACTGGCTCTTTTCGCTTATCTTTCAGGAAACATCATCTTTGCAGACTATCTTAATATCATGTTCCTTCCGAATATGGGAGAAACCACCATTTTTGCCGTAGCAATGGTAGGTGCCGTGATCGGATTCTTCTGGTACAACACTTACCCTGCACAGGTTTTTATGGGAGATACCGGAAGTTTGATGCTGGGGGGAGTCATTGCCGTTTTAGCCATTATTTTAAGAAAAGAATTATTGATTCCTGTATTATGCGGGATCTTCCTGATTGAAAACGTCTCTGTAATGCTTCAGGTGGTAGTTTTCAAATACAGAAAAAGAAAATTCGGGCTGGAATATGCCCAAAACAATAGACTCTTCAAAATGTCACCATTACACCATCATTATCAGAAAGAAGGATTTCACGAAAGTAAAATCGTGAACCGAATGATCATCATCGGGGTAATACTGGCCATTGTATGTCTGATCACATTAAAAATGAGATAA
- the murD gene encoding UDP-N-acetylmuramoyl-L-alanine--D-glutamate ligase produces MKIVVLGGGESGCGAAYLAKKKGLEVFLSDKGAIKDNYKQFLTENEIEFEEGNHDEERILNADWIVKSPGIPKKAEMITRIHEKGIRLSSEIEFASEFTDAKIIAITGSNGKTTTTSLIYYILKNDGLNVGLGGNIGYSFAKQVADENHEYYVLEVSSFQLDDIQNFRPYISLLLNLSQDHLDQYNYNYEEYALAKFRITENQENDNFFIYNKDDEMSKNLLEKLEIKAKMIPFSIKEKLPEGGFIDEDEIVVKMKDEFAMKVDELSLLGNHNVANSLAASIAGKILKINNESIRHSLMTFQAVEHRLEFVTEIDNVKYINDSKATNVNATYYALESMKTPTVWIVGGLDKGNDYTEIEDLVKRKVKAIVCLGVDNKKIIDFFKDKKEFIYDTSSMEEAVRISKSLAKKGDTVLLSPCCASFDLFKSYEDRGRQFKEQVLKANGH; encoded by the coding sequence ATGAAAATAGTTGTTTTAGGAGGTGGAGAAAGCGGGTGCGGAGCTGCTTATTTGGCTAAGAAAAAAGGCCTGGAAGTATTTCTTTCAGACAAAGGAGCCATTAAGGATAACTATAAGCAGTTTCTTACCGAAAATGAAATTGAATTTGAAGAAGGAAACCACGATGAAGAAAGGATTTTAAATGCAGACTGGATCGTAAAAAGCCCTGGAATTCCCAAAAAGGCAGAAATGATCACCAGGATTCATGAAAAAGGAATCAGACTTTCCTCTGAAATTGAATTTGCTTCTGAATTTACAGACGCCAAGATCATCGCCATTACCGGAAGCAACGGAAAAACAACCACCACTTCCCTGATCTACTACATCCTGAAAAATGATGGATTGAACGTAGGTTTAGGAGGAAATATAGGATACAGCTTTGCCAAGCAGGTTGCAGATGAAAACCATGAATATTATGTACTGGAAGTAAGCTCTTTCCAGCTGGATGATATACAGAATTTCAGACCTTATATTTCATTATTGTTGAATCTGTCTCAGGATCACCTGGATCAGTACAACTACAACTATGAAGAATATGCTTTGGCTAAATTCCGGATCACGGAAAATCAGGAGAATGATAATTTTTTCATCTACAATAAAGATGATGAAATGAGCAAAAATCTTCTGGAAAAGCTTGAAATAAAGGCTAAAATGATTCCTTTTTCCATCAAAGAGAAACTACCGGAAGGAGGTTTCATCGATGAAGATGAAATTGTGGTGAAAATGAAAGATGAATTCGCCATGAAAGTTGATGAATTGTCTTTATTGGGAAATCATAATGTAGCCAACAGTTTAGCAGCTTCTATAGCGGGTAAGATATTAAAAATCAACAATGAAAGCATCAGACATTCATTGATGACATTCCAGGCCGTAGAGCACAGATTGGAGTTTGTGACTGAAATTGATAACGTAAAATACATCAACGACAGTAAAGCAACCAATGTAAACGCCACTTACTACGCCCTTGAGAGCATGAAAACGCCAACCGTATGGATTGTCGGCGGATTAGATAAAGGAAATGACTATACCGAAATTGAAGATTTAGTCAAAAGAAAAGTAAAGGCAATTGTTTGTCTTGGAGTAGATAACAAGAAAATCATAGACTTCTTTAAAGACAAAAAAGAATTTATTTATGATACTTCAAGCATGGAAGAAGCGGTGAGAATTTCAAAATCGCTGGCCAAGAAAGGGGATACCGTTTTATTGTCTCCATGCTGCGCAAGCTTTGATTTATTCAAAAGCTATGAAGACAGAGGACGACAGTTTAAAGAGCAGGTATTAAAAGCCAATGGCCATTAG
- a CDS encoding FtsW/RodA/SpoVE family cell cycle protein, with protein MDEQNTESRFEFLKGDKVLWMVILVISIFSIFPVYSASSNLEYIVNNGTTTGHVIKHMFFVVLGLAIMRLVGTIKYEYIGKLSSILLGLMIVLLIVTMFTGQTIDGASASRWLKIPGTPISFQPSSFAFLMLIIYLCRYLTKKITRERLPIENIMYIFGPILLVFVLVAKDNGSTALMILMVSVIVLVIGQLHWKYIAGFISASFVAIVLFLLIALNTNMIGGNRVHTWMSRIETFTSSKAKTADVDDESVKAKNYQVMQAKAAIVHGGITGMGPGKSALKQMLPQSASDFIFAVIVEEYGVIGAAFLISLYLIMMIRIVMIASKMPAFFGSLLVLSLGVMIFIQLSVNIAVAVNLIPVTGQPLPLISYGGTSMLVTYLQLGIILNISSRIQIYDEEGMGKKQSIAEINDIA; from the coding sequence ATGGACGAACAGAACACAGAAAGCAGATTTGAATTTCTAAAGGGCGATAAAGTACTTTGGATGGTCATCCTTGTGATCTCCATCTTCTCTATTTTCCCGGTTTATTCAGCAAGTTCAAATCTGGAATACATCGTTAATAACGGGACCACAACAGGCCACGTTATCAAACATATGTTCTTTGTAGTCTTGGGGCTGGCCATTATGAGACTGGTAGGAACCATAAAATACGAATACATCGGAAAGCTCAGCAGTATCCTGCTCGGGCTTATGATTGTACTGCTGATCGTAACCATGTTTACCGGACAGACCATTGACGGAGCCAGTGCTTCCAGATGGCTGAAAATCCCGGGAACACCCATCTCCTTCCAGCCTTCATCATTTGCCTTTTTAATGCTCATCATTTATCTGTGCAGGTATTTGACCAAAAAGATCACCAGAGAAAGGCTTCCGATAGAAAATATCATGTATATTTTCGGACCTATCCTGCTTGTTTTTGTACTGGTAGCGAAAGATAACGGTTCCACAGCATTAATGATCTTAATGGTTTCCGTAATAGTTCTTGTCATAGGACAGCTTCACTGGAAATACATTGCAGGATTCATCTCCGCATCATTTGTAGCCATTGTCCTCTTCTTACTGATTGCTTTAAATACCAATATGATCGGCGGAAACCGTGTACACACATGGATGAGCCGTATTGAAACCTTTACATCAAGCAAAGCCAAAACAGCAGATGTAGATGATGAAAGCGTAAAAGCAAAAAACTATCAGGTAATGCAGGCCAAAGCAGCCATTGTACATGGCGGAATTACCGGAATGGGACCAGGAAAAAGTGCCTTAAAACAAATGCTTCCTCAATCTGCCTCCGACTTTATTTTCGCGGTTATCGTGGAAGAATATGGGGTAATTGGAGCCGCATTTCTGATCAGTTTGTACCTGATTATGATGATCAGGATTGTAATGATTGCGAGTAAAATGCCGGCCTTCTTCGGATCGCTGCTCGTGCTCAGCCTCGGGGTAATGATCTTCATTCAGCTTTCGGTGAATATAGCCGTTGCGGTGAATCTGATCCCGGTAACAGGACAGCCGCTGCCTTTAATTAGTTATGGAGGAACATCCATGCTGGTGACCTATCTGCAGCTGGGCATTATTTTAAATATAAGCTCAAGAATCCAGATTTATGATGAAGAAGGAATGGGCAAAAAACAAAGTATAGCAGAAATAAACGATATCGCTTAA